In the Tribolium castaneum strain GA2 chromosome 1, icTriCast1.1, whole genome shotgun sequence genome, one interval contains:
- the LOC660589 gene encoding titin isoform X2 yields the protein MALVSYDYESGSEEEEQEEPSTSSEVIINSTKVNNSEANEDTTELPEILSHLPQTKTTTPTVNVTEDKLEDFIPKYEPPPKENKKTQKVKITIPKLSEFEEEEEEEPQRKKTKTVSKSSGLLSMLPPVKGSPLSTKSFVPNVLKNKPPVTQKSKANSLVPHAVKKKAEMAKKAAIKKITKGSSSDAESDDDIEVPETFDDEMWQKVCGRNTKPKPPPVVNVEEVAPPVINIAPEPVKPYDGLDNAAFKELVGKAKRPVNIKLVDINEEEILPDKEIWMTKSLTDPDSAPKPVVEEPVDPTRKKKHHITYLAEQAKLNEQEFQSQWSASKYARNQTRAKYGF from the coding sequence ATGGCTTTGGTCTCGTATGACTATGAAAGTGGCAGTGAAGAAGAAGAACAAGAAGAACCCTCAACTTCTTCGGAAGTTATAATCAATAgcacaaaagttaataacagTGAAGCAAATGAAGACACAACGGAACTACCAGAAATATTGTCACACCTTCCTCAGACTAAAACCACAACACCCACAGTTAACGTGACGGAGGATAAACTGGAAGATTTTATCCCGAAATATGAACCCCCTCCcaaagaaaataagaaaactcaaaaagtgaaaataaccATTCCGAAACTATCAGAGTTCGAAGAGGAAGAAGAGGAGGAACCACAGCGCAAGAAAACGAAAACCGTTTCGAAAAGCAGTGGCTTGTTATCCATGCTGCCCCCAGTTAAAGGTTCCCCACTCTCAACTAAAAGTTTCGTACCAAATGTCCTAAAAAACAAACCTCCGGTCACCCAAAAATCGAAAGCCAACAGTTTAGTGCCACACGCAGTTAAGAAAAAGGCAGAAATGGCCAAAAAAGCCgcaattaagaaaataacaaaaggtTCAAGCAGTGATGCCGAAAGCGACGACGATATTGAAGTCCCTGAGACGTTCGACGACGAAATGTGGCAGAAGGTCTGTGGACGAAACACTAAACCCAAGCCGCCTCCAGTCGTTAACGTGGAGGAAGTTGCGCCTCCGGTGATAAACATCGCACCTGAGCCGGTGAAACCGTACGATGGTTTGGATAATGCGGCGTTTAAAGAGCTGGTAGGAAAGGCCAAACGGCCGGTTAATATCAAGCTTGTGGACATTAATGAGGAGGAGATTTTGCCCGACAAGGAAATCTGGATGACTAAGTCATTAACCGATCCAGATAGCGCCCCTAAACCGGTGGTTGAGGAACCGGTGGACCCCACAAGGAAGAAGAAACACCACATTACTTATCTGGCAGAACAGGCGAAATTGAACGAACAGGAGTTCCAAAGTCAATGGTCTGCTAGTAAATATGCGCGAAATCAAACACGGGCCAAATACGGTTTTTAA
- the Alg14 gene encoding UDP-N-acetylglucosamine transferase subunit ALG14 homolog gives MEDQLKIELAILIAVLILARILYLVHKITTGFSREASSKRVTPCRTVICIGSGGHTTEMLTLMASLDFAKYSPRYYIMAKTDTTSYAKVRKFEETKNHSNYEIIEIPRSRVVGQSYITSIFTTLYSILYSVPLVCKIRPDLILCNGPGTCIPICLISFLLKAAFISDTRIVFIESFCRTETFSLSGKILMYFADNFLVQWPSLKQKLKRAEYIGQLM, from the exons ATGGAAG atcagttaaaaattgaattggCGATTTTAATCGCCGTTTTAATCCTGGCCAGGATTTTGTACCTAGTCCACAAGATAACGACTGGTTTTAGTCGCGAAGCGTCCAGTAAAAGAGTAACCCCCTGCAGGACAGTCATCTGCATTGGTTCAGGGGGGCACACCACTGAAATGCTAACCCTTATGGCAAGCCTAGACTTTGCAAAATATTCGCCCAGATATTACATCATGGCAAAAACCGACACAACCAGTTACGCCAAAGTGAGAAAATTCGAAGAGACAAAAAATCACAGCAATTATGAAATTATCGAAATCCCCCGCAGTCGAGTTGTGGGCCAGTCCTACATCACGTCTATTTTCACAACTTTGTATTCAATTTTATACAGTGTTCCGTTAGTCTGTAAAATTAGACCGGACTTAATACTATGTAATGGTCCAGGAACTTGCATTCCAATTTGTCTGATTAGTTTTCTTCTCAAGGCTGCTTTTATTTCCGATACTAGGATAGTCTTCATTGAGAGTTTTTGCCGGACGGAGACTTTCTCACTAAGCGGGAAAATACTGATGTATTTTGCGGATAATTTCCTAGTTCAGTGGCCGAGTTTGAAGCAAAAGCTCAAACGAGCGGAATATATCGGGCAGTTGATGTAA
- the scu gene encoding 3-hydroxyacyl-CoA dehydrogenase type-2 — MLKNAVTLVTGGASGLGKATVERLVQQGSRVILCDLQSSKGQEVAKTLGEDKVLFAPVNVTSESDVQSALDLAKQKFGKLDNVVNCAGIGVAFKTYNFNKKAAHSLEDFAKVININTIGTFNVIRLAVGLIGENQPNERGERGVVINTASVAAYEGQMGQAAYSASKGAIVGMTLPIARDLASQAIRVVTIAPGLFRTPLFSALPDKVVKFLEKSVPFPSRLGDPAEFAHLVQCIIENPMLNGETIRLDGALRMQP; from the exons ATGTTGAAG aacgCGGTGACTTTGGTGACTGGAGGCGCCTCCGGGCTGGGAAAAGCAACAGTCGAAAGACTCGTCCAACAAGGAAGTCGTGTCATTCTCTGCGACTTGCAGTCTTCAAAGGGCCAAGAAGTTGCAAAAACGCTTGGCGAAGACAAAGTTTTATTCGCTCCTGTTAAC GTAACTTCCGAAAGCGACGTCCAATCAGCCTTAGATTTAGCCAAGCAAAAGTTCGGCAAGCTTGACAATGTCGTGAACTGTGCCGGAATTGGCGTTGCCTTCAAAACGtacaatttcaacaaaaaagctGCACACAGTTTGGAGGATTTTGCCAAAGTTATAAAT ataAACACAATTGGCACATTTAACGTAATTAGATTAGCTGTGGGCCTGATTGGCGAAAATCAGCCAAATGAAAGGGGGGAACGTGGAGTGGTGATTAACACGGCAAGTGTGGCCGCCTATGAGGGACAAATGGGACAAGCGGCTTATTCGGCAAGTAAGGGGGCCATCGTGGGAATGACTTTGCCCATAGCTCGGGACTTGGCAAGTCAGGCAATAAGAGTCGTGACCATAGCCCctg GCCTATTTAGGACACCCCTATTTTCGGCATTGCCTGACAAGGTTGTAAAGTTTCTGGAAAAGTCTGTACCTTTTCCGTCTCGATTGGGCGATCCAGCAGAATTTGCCCATTTGGTGCAATGTATCATCGAAAATCCCATGTTAAATGGCGAGACCATTAGACTGGACGGTGCTCTGCGAATGCAGCCGTAA
- the LOC660589 gene encoding proline-rich protein PRCC isoform X1, with product MKQQITQPQKSRLDVETSSLICLTFKNINSFYAISTLQFKHWETMALVSYDYESGSEEEEQEEPSTSSEVIINSTKVNNSEANEDTTELPEILSHLPQTKTTTPTVNVTEDKLEDFIPKYEPPPKENKKTQKVKITIPKLSEFEEEEEEEPQRKKTKTVSKSSGLLSMLPPVKGSPLSTKSFVPNVLKNKPPVTQKSKANSLVPHAVKKKAEMAKKAAIKKITKGSSSDAESDDDIEVPETFDDEMWQKVCGRNTKPKPPPVVNVEEVAPPVINIAPEPVKPYDGLDNAAFKELVGKAKRPVNIKLVDINEEEILPDKEIWMTKSLTDPDSAPKPVVEEPVDPTRKKKHHITYLAEQAKLNEQEFQSQWSASKYARNQTRAKYGF from the exons ATGAAACAACAAATTACACAACCTCAAAAGTCACGTCTAGACGTCGAAACCAGTTCATTAATTTGTCTTACTTTTAAGAATATCAATTCTTTTTACGCTATTTCTACTCTACAATTTAAACATTGGG AAACCATGGCTTTGGTCTCGTATGACTATGAAAGTGGCAGTGAAGAAGAAGAACAAGAAGAACCCTCAACTTCTTCGGAAGTTATAATCAATAgcacaaaagttaataacagTGAAGCAAATGAAGACACAACGGAACTACCAGAAATATTGTCACACCTTCCTCAGACTAAAACCACAACACCCACAGTTAACGTGACGGAGGATAAACTGGAAGATTTTATCCCGAAATATGAACCCCCTCCcaaagaaaataagaaaactcaaaaagtgaaaataaccATTCCGAAACTATCAGAGTTCGAAGAGGAAGAAGAGGAGGAACCACAGCGCAAGAAAACGAAAACCGTTTCGAAAAGCAGTGGCTTGTTATCCATGCTGCCCCCAGTTAAAGGTTCCCCACTCTCAACTAAAAGTTTCGTACCAAATGTCCTAAAAAACAAACCTCCGGTCACCCAAAAATCGAAAGCCAACAGTTTAGTGCCACACGCAGTTAAGAAAAAGGCAGAAATGGCCAAAAAAGCCgcaattaagaaaataacaaaaggtTCAAGCAGTGATGCCGAAAGCGACGACGATATTGAAGTCCCTGAGACGTTCGACGACGAAATGTGGCAGAAGGTCTGTGGACGAAACACTAAACCCAAGCCGCCTCCAGTCGTTAACGTGGAGGAAGTTGCGCCTCCGGTGATAAACATCGCACCTGAGCCGGTGAAACCGTACGATGGTTTGGATAATGCGGCGTTTAAAGAGCTGGTAGGAAAGGCCAAACGGCCGGTTAATATCAAGCTTGTGGACATTAATGAGGAGGAGATTTTGCCCGACAAGGAAATCTGGATGACTAAGTCATTAACCGATCCAGATAGCGCCCCTAAACCGGTGGTTGAGGAACCGGTGGACCCCACAAGGAAGAAGAAACACCACATTACTTATCTGGCAGAACAGGCGAAATTGAACGAACAGGAGTTCCAAAGTCAATGGTCTGCTAGTAAATATGCGCGAAATCAAACACGGGCCAAATACGGTTTTTAA